The sequence below is a genomic window from Acyrthosiphon pisum isolate AL4f unplaced genomic scaffold, pea_aphid_22Mar2018_4r6ur Scaffold_21407;HRSCAF=23902, whole genome shotgun sequence.
aatcaaattaaaacaattaactgATTCGATAAACGGACATATGCAAGCATTAAAAGCGCTAAACCATGACCCATACAATTGGGGTGCGTTGTTATTACATGTAATTTACACGAAACTTGATACGAACACTATCAAGCAATGGGAAATGGAAACGTCCAGAGAACAACTACCTAGTGTGGAAATGTTAGTAGAGTTCTTAGGTAAAAGGAATCAAATGTTAGAGTCAGTCGAAAATGCTAGATTACTAACAGGCAAGCAAAACGAATCTAATTATTCACTATCAAAAATCTCAAAAGTTGGAACATCAAAGAAGGGTGCGTCAACGTTTTTATCTACATACAAAATGAAATGCTACGTGTGTCAACAACCACACCCAATCTACAAATGTACCATATTTCTGGCACTTGACACAGCGTCCAGAATAAAGAAGGtcgatgaattaaaattatgcaaaaattgtttaaaaaaaacagatcATCATGTAAATTTATGTCCATcgagaaaatgtataaaatgtcaacAGTTGCATAATTCACTTTTACATAAGGAAACAAGTTCAGTTGACgaaaatgtcaatatattatcaaacaatGCATTAGTATCTGCGCATACAGCAAAAGTCGACATTGATAGCGAAGTGTTGTTAGCTAcggcaataattaaaatatcgagtCCCGCTGGCAGGCATTCGCATGGGCGAGTGTTGTTAGACAGCGGATCACAGAGcaattttataacaaacaatTTGGTAAACAAACTCGGACTTCAGCGGGAAAAAGTAAACATTCCAATATGCGGTATCAGTGAAacgaataatacaataaaatataaggtaaCAGCTGTAATCAACTCATTAAATAACTCGTACTCTACGATAATTGACCTATTAGTGTTATCGAAGATAACGGGCCCATTACCACGAACGTCTATACGCAGTGTGAATGTTCCGAGTGATATGTATATGGCAGACCCGTCGTTTAACTATCCAGgtaatattgatatacttatcgGCGGAGACACTTATTGGGACATAATGTGcgctgataaaataaaaatcaatgatggaccatatttacaaaaaacattGTTCGGATGGGTAGCAGTAGGTAAAACgacaaataatttaagtatgacAAGACCAAACACATGCTTGTTAGCAACTaggaatcaatataaaatattagaaggTAAAATCGAAGCGTTCTGGAAAATGGAAGAGGTGTCGTTAAGGTATTGGTCACACTACGCCCGATATCGGCCGAAAAACGTTCGGCCGAATTCAGCCGTATACGTCCGAATATACTAATTCTATTGAATCTATTTATAATGGTCACACTAGTTCAGAATAATTCGGCCGTATACGACCGTTAACGATGtttgtgaagttggcccccccactATGTCCAATCGACATCAGACCAATTTCAACATTTAGTAACCTTTTAGTAACTAATTGTAACCTACATCAAACAATTTGTAACCAAACAGTTTCGGAGAAAACTCAATTTCCATTTGGGGGGGGCTAACTTCACGTAGCCCCCCCGACATTGTCCTATCGAATCCGGACCTATCCAAACATTTAGTAACCATTTTAGTAACTAATTGTAACCGACATCAAACAATTNNNNNNNNNNNNNNNNNNNNNNNNNNNNNNNNNNNNNNNNNNNNNNNNNNNNNNNNNNNNNNNNNNNNNNNNNNNNNNNNNNNNNNNNNNNNNNNNNNNNNNNNNNNNNNNNNNNNNNNNNNNNNNNNNNNNNNNNNNNNNNNNNNNNNNNNNNNNNNNNNNNNNNNNNNNNNNNNNNNNNNNNNNNNNNNNNNNNNNNNNNNNNNNNNNNNNNNNNNNNNNNNNNNNNNNNNNNNNNNNNNNNNNNNNNNNNNNNNNNNNNNNNNNNNNNNNNNNNNNNNNNNNNNNNNNNNNNNNNNNNNNNNNNNNNNNNNNNNNNNNNNNNNNNNNNNNNNNNNNNNNNNNNNNNNNNNNCGTTTATGAAGatgtttaatgaaaatgttaacctataatatttgatacgcaacgaatatataaacataaatatttttaatttgctatGATGGGTAAACTATAATTCCTTAAAAAGGAATTTCATAGtagttacctataaaaattCCAAAGTTCATCACAAAAAGAAATTTTGTGTaagtacttttaattattatggtcTATCATGTGCAACTGACtcacaatactttttttttacctcaCAAAAGTATTTTCCTCAAAGGAAAAACCAGAATTCGATACTTACATAGTGTCTCcaattgaatttatttcaatttgtatacgatataaattttaggacataataatatatttagaaggtaacttttcaaaattgttactaactattatttgtaatcttaataaaatataatatagaactaaaatattattttgactacttatatTTGTAATCTACTTTAAGTCATATTGCTGTgtatggttttatttaaaaacaattacatgagtgaaatgtaaaataaaataaaaaataaaataaagtgttataacttactttaagtgtaaaataataaatctgtttgtaaataaattaaaaacaaaacaaaataaaataaaatattaaaactgtagttaagtgaaaaatattaaatcctcattttttttataaaaatcttaaaaatcaattttttatgtatacaactAGATGGGGCCTTACTAGCATATTGTCTGTGTGaaatcttttgatttttttttgtaaatcattGTGTGTTTCCCATACGTTGGTTGATCTTTTGATGTGTGAAACATAGTGATGTGAATGATACGCTACCAATCCAAAAAATGTGaagctatataaaaaaaaaatgatttattttttattagtggtGTGTGTTACACGTTTTTGGTTGACTAACTATTactgttatacataatattatgtatactcacTTGACATCATTAATCTTTATCTCCGATGGAAACTCTGAAAGATAAAACACTCTCTTCCTGATACATATATGTTTCGATGAAAATGTGATCCATTAGTATTTTAGTAGATGCAATTGATCCACCACAATGTCCACAATCATATGTttgtaatgaaatataattatttagagcTTCTTGTAGATCTTTGAAACCATTGTTAGTATAGCGAAGAATAATTGTCATGTTGGCAATttgtttgtgtttatttatacagttgttatctgaacatttaatattttcaatcgcAGATGGAACGTCTTTTAGCAGCTTAGTAACAATAAATGATACATTACAACGTGcgtctattatttttaaattcgaaATGCTTTTTGACTCATCGAAAATGTTTTTCAGAATAATTAACCGTTCTTTATAGGTATTTGTTGTTGAACCATATAAGGctatttttttacagaaattaaGCATATGGTTTTCGCTGGAATCTATAAAGTGTCTATACGACTGAAAATCTATGTATGCCATAGCTATTATGGCAACGAATGCATCCATTGGACATGTATTGAGAACTAGATATTTGTTTTTTGCCATGCGCAATGGTGTTCTAATATTTCCATTTATCAATAAAGAGTTCAAATTTGATCGAGtacttttcttatttaaaaaccTTTCAATATCTGGATTTGGATCCATGtactttttaaatctttttttgatAATTCGATCTTTAGATTTCGGTAGTTTAGGATCTTCTGAATTACCCTTCCCACGCCAATTTTCAGTCGCTTTTAGTGAATTGGAAGAAACCGAAGATTCATCACTATAATATTCATCTACAACAGTTGAATTGTGATCTACAATATATtcgtttagtttttttccttTGTACCAATTGTCTGCTTCATCACAAGAACTAGTTTGTAAAAAACTttcgtttttgttattttcttcaTTTGAGTTATATTCATCTGTAATCGGGTCTTGTTTTTTCTCCTCGTTACAATACATGGACCCGTCTCTTGATTTTGATGATttggttttttcatttttgttactGACTTCATCTGAAGATTCAGaagaaatattttcttttattttcgatattttcttTGAATTCAAATCTTGACATTGCGTAGTCTTGTATAGGTTTCTTAACTGACTGCTTCTAAATAACTTGCTGCTCCCTTCAAGAGCATTCAAGTGCTTCGCAATAAATCGGTCAGCAGTCATTGGCTGTAAATCGAACTTCAAGATTCTCTTTTTTAATTCAGCAAAGTCACTTTCAACCGGCGCGGAAGTTGCAATAAAATTTGGTGAATTGAATTTACTGACCATTACTCCACTCCAAAGTGGAAAATATCTAGACAGACGTAATATAACAGATGACAATCCTGGTAAAAAAAAAGCCGAGATACGATTGCCTTGTACTTTTGATTTTCTATCAGCATCCATCTCGATTTCCCTTAAATATTCATCAATTGCATTGTTTGTTTTTTCAGTAACTTCTTGATCATCATTTTCATTTAAGTTATCATCATCCGTATCAACATTATCTGCATAATCttctactattttattttttattttttcaagcaACAAGAGTCTACTAGATTCTGCTGGAGTGTCGATGTTATCTTTAACCCAGCCATCTGTTTCAGATTTTGCAACAATTAACAAGGCAGTTAATATTTCGCTAAATTCATTTAGTGTCGACGAGGTTAAAATTAATCGTAAGCAACTAACATAAaacgtttttagttttttattttgaatacccTTAAAGTATGGAATTCGacaaaatagttttatcatATGCGCTACGTCAATTCTTATATAGCATTGTGGTAATATTTCGTTTTTTCCtgctaaaatatcaaaacatctCTCAGTGTAATCTCGCATGCTGCTGTTATTAAATGATCTTGTCAAAGCTCCTATAAGAGCAGTTGAAAAATCGCAAACAACTTCATTAGGTACTTTTATACCACATAGTAACCATTGTGTAAGCCAATTTTGAATAGTTTGAGTGTCCTGTTTTTCGGAAAGCATTTGGGTTATAGGAATTTGGCCATAACACGTGTGAACAACtgcttcatataaaaatatatgtgctGATAATAAGTTCAATGATGtacgtttgattttttttataagactaCCAGTAGCATCAACTGAAATACTGCAATACTCTTTGGttaaatctttataaattaCTACTTGATGATTGCTCCAAAAATGTACAAGAAATGGGTCGATGCCAATGGAGCGAATTGACCCAGCAAACTGTGTATGTTTCAGCTCAACTAATGATAAAATTGGACACTTTAAATATATACCCAATGTATGGTCCTTATACTCTTGTTTAGCTTTTCTTAGAACACTAGAATGATATAAATTAGGAGGAGATATGGAACCAAACTCCATATTTGATGCTCGACTGCGTCTCCAATTACTTGCTAATTCTGTGGTTAGCTGACTACCTATTAATTTCCTTTTTTCTCCTTTTAGTTGTCTTTTGCTNNNNNNNNNNNNNNNNNNNNNNNNNNNNNNNNNNNNNNNNNNNNNNNNNNNNNNNNNNNNNNNNNNNNNNNNNNNNNNNNNNNNNNNNNNNNNNNNNNNNNNNNNNNNNNNNNNNNNNNNNNNNNNNNNNNNNNNNNNNNNNNNNNNNNNNNNNNNNNNNNNNNNNNNNNNNNNNNNNNNNNNNNNNNNNNNNNNNNNNNNNNNNNNNNNNNNNNNNNNNNNNNNNNNNNNNNNNNNNNNNNNNNNNNNNNNNNNNNNNNNNNNNNNNNNNNNNNNNNNNNNNNNNNNNNNNNNNNNNNNNNNNNNNNNNNNNNNNNNNNNNNNNNNNNNNNNNNNNNNNNNNNNNNNNNNNNNNNNNNNNNNNNNNNNNNNNNNNNNNNNNNNNNNNNNNNNNNNNNNNNNNNNNNNNNNNNNNNNNNNNNNNNNNNNNNNNNNNNNNNNNNNNNNNNNNNNNNNNNNNNNNNNNNNNNNNNNNNNNNNNNNNNNNNNNNNNNNNNNNNNNNNNNNNNNNNNNNNNNNNNNNNNNNNNNNNNNNNNNNNNNNNNNNNNNNNNNNNNNNNNNNNNNNNNNNNNNNNNNNNNNNNNNNNNNNNNNNNNNNNNNNNNNNNNNNNNNNNNNNNNNNNNNNNNNNNNNNNNNNNNNNNNNNNNNNNNNNNNNNNNNNNNNNNNNNNNNNNNNNNNNNNNNNNNNNNNNNNNNNNNNNNNNNNNNNNNNNNNNNNNNNNNNNNNNNNNNTACGATAGTaattgtacaaaattaaaaatacataagcacaatatttttttataaccatttaaagttcaaattttgataaaacttatcacatttcaaatataataattatcttgtaGTTATATgaatgaaatgtataaaatgtcttAACTGTTCAACTCTTATAGCTATGGATGGACAAttcaaaacaagattccatgttactacaaaatgtttatttgaataaaaaaattaaaaaaccattaaataaaaattctgttttcaataaaaaaaagctcgattgataaaaaatctaacttaaattaaaaaaaatcctgatcgaataaaaaaaatctaaataaaaaaatgtttatttgaataaaatgtgcattaaataaaaaatcggtatttaataaaaaaatctactcataaaaaatctaattttaataaaaataatctaaataaaaaatgattatttgataaaaaatcttttttgaataaaaatctgcattatataaaaaatctgtatgaaataaaaaaatctaattttaataaaaaaaattactttttgaattttgcttatctaaaaaatataaaaaaattgtgataaaaaatccttttttaataaattaaaacgattatttcataaaaatcttttttgaataaaaatctgcaataaataaaaaattgtatttaataaataaaaaagattaatagataaaaaatctaatttaaattaaaaaaaatctcgattgaataaaaaaaaaatctaattttaataaaaaaaaatctaaataaaaaaatgtttatttgaataaaatgtgcattaaataaaaaatcggcatttaataaaaaaatctactaataaaaaatctaattt
It includes:
- the LOC103308219 gene encoding uncharacterized protein LOC103308219, which gives rise to MNSDNNELAAFVLRRGQIKKQLTRFQTFLDDPKSNVTTQLRLRAEKIREAWSEFDAIQNNIEILDVSNEQVQYRSTFEDLYYDLLSKVDERLEGNNAFAQGRQLIQADQSEKASHKFSFVKLQPIEIPTFTGKFDDWVTFHDIYCAMIHTNNCLSDIQKFYYLRNALEGEATSLIKNLETSSSNYEKAWKIITTIYNNTRMLIQTHTKRIFDLEPINKESAIKLKQLTDSINGHMQALKALNHDPYNWGALLLHVIYTKLDTNTIKQWEMETSREQLPSVEMLVEFLGKRNQMLESVENARLLTGKQNESNYSLSKISKVGTSKKGASTFLSTYKMKCYVCQQPHPIYKCTIFLALDTASRIKKVDELKLCKNCLKKTDHHVNLCPSRKCIKCQQLHNSLLHKETSSVDENVNILSNNALVSAHTAKVDIDSEVLLATAIIKISSPAGRHSHGRVLLDSGSQSNFITNNLVNKLGLQREKVNIPICGISETNNTIKYKVTAVINSLNNSYSTIIDLLVLSKITGPLPRTSIRSVNVPSDMYMADPSFNYPGNIDILIGGDTYWDIMCADKIKINDGPYLQKTLFGWVAVGKTTNNLSMTRPNTCLLATRNQYKILEGKIEAFWKMEEVSLRYWSHYARYRPKNVRPNSAVYVRIY